DNA sequence from the Bombus vancouverensis nearcticus chromosome 8, iyBomVanc1_principal, whole genome shotgun sequence genome:
aagaagaacaagaaaTCAAGAAATACGGAATAACTGAGATGCTAGCCGAAGATGAGATATGTAACGTTTTTAGAATTTGCGGTAACACCTTTATGTATTGCTGTATACTGTTTTCAGTCATTTTATCCAGTGTCGTGCTTGAATTTTCTATTACGGAATTTTCCGCAGTGTTTAATAAAATGTTGGCGGCATTTGATTTAAATCGTATATCTTCAGGTTGCCAATTACCGCACAAAGGAAAATTATTTGGTACTGGCAACATATCTTTGTGTTCACCAACTTTAAAAATCAAGGACATTCCGACTTCCGCGTGAAACTCAATGTGACAGTGAAACAACCAATAgcctaaaattgataaaaatgaccataatataaaatttgtaaagatATCGAACGAACGTATAGTATACTGTGCTCTGATTATCTGTCAGAAATACCTGGGTTGTTCGCATGAAATCGTACAATGGTATAACCACCATCCGGCACTGTTACAGTGTCTTTTAACGGAGCACGGTCAAGATTTCGTTGTATCGCTCCCTTTTTATCCAATGCTTTTATTTGGTCAACGGTGACGTTTTTGCCGACTCTCTGCATTGCAATCACGCGAAATTGATAGCCATGAAGGTGGAATGGATGATTCGCGTCATAAGCAAAacctaaaaaataaataatgaaaaatcaAGCAATTTCAATCGTGTGATTTTTATGgatagataatataaaataatttccaaaCCTTCATCCACTAAAACTACTTCCACCACACTACCAAGATCTACTCGGAGCACGTGAGTGCAAGCACAATAATCTTGCACACAATGTTTAACAGTACTCGCATTACAAAATTGATCTGAATCAATGAAATCTCTTTGAgataacaaaggcatggaaggTAATTTCATTGATATATGGTTCAATTGAGGAGTGAGTACTCGCTTTGTATCCTTTACTAGAAATTGCATCAAGCAGACAAGAAATTTATCAAATGTTACTTACATATATGTCTtatgttatacatatacatatattgtatatctattACATCTTTGGTCAATATGGGCGGTATTACCTTGATTAAATCCATAAAGGTTGCTCCTATGAAAATGAGGATTATCTTTTTTGTAAAAGTCATAGGACACATAAAATTGATAATCAGGAGGTGCAGTATTAGATTTGTCATTTTTGTCCATAGCTTTTAACAGTGGTATACTGAtacttttatcagtttctgtacCCTCGTTTAAAGCATTTACTCGCTGAAAGAAAAAGACATTTGTTATATGCATATCTTATTGCATTTCACATGTCTACATTcgtataaatatagatatatgataaattgaaaaattcgagCAGAGTACACATAAACACACCTGACCCATAGAATCGTTGGATTCGCGTTCGTACGCAACCACACCCTTTGGATCTTTCTTGGCCGCACCTTCGTATCGTAATATAGCAACCTGATGGGCTTTGGTAAATCTTTCGTCACAATCCATTAATCCGCGAAGTCGTATCCAATAGTTGTCCACGTTTTGATCAGTTTCAATGACAAAGTCGAATCTTTCGCCAGCGTAGCTTATCAAAGATCCCGCTAGAATTATAAATTCTGCGTTAAGAAATCCCTTTCCTTATCAttttctttctccctcttttttGCTTCCTTTTATACTTGTACGTACCTTCGACAGGTTCGATATCACGTCCATCTGAACTAATTACACGTATAGTATGATTGTCGATTGATAATTCGATCGGGCAATTAAGAAATTCGGCGTTGATAAGCCTAAATCTGTATCTAGCATtctgtaaatgtaaatgtaaattaaaagAGACGTGATAACTGTAAATCTCCAGcagaaattatttgtttatctgCCTGTTTAAGGTTACCTGTTTAACGGTAAATGTTGCAGTTGGCATTATAGCAGATATATTCTTTCCGTGTCGATTAACTACGAAACGACCTAAACCATTAACCAATATATTGGGTGGTTTATTATCTCCTCCTGCATGATGATGActtaaaaatttatcaattCCTAATTCGTGAGTCCAATCTGAGATCAGGATAGTATGTTCGTCGATATCGTACAAGATTTTATGCCAATTCACTTTCGGTGGTGTACGTACGATTAATGCACCGTATACTCCGTCACCTCGTTGGAAGCCTAAAAATTCGGATTTTCATTAAAAACGGTTGACCGATTTGCCAAACAAACGAGAAATGGAACGTTTAATTGATAATGCTCTCGCACCTAAATGAGAATGCCAAAAATGCGTGCCTGCTTCTGTGGCAATGTAATCATAACGAAAAGTTGAACCTGGCGAAATCGGACATTGAGATACGTAGGGTACACCATCCATGTACGGCGTTTTAACATGATGTTGACCATGCCAATGCATTGTCGTACTCTCAGAATgcaataaatttattacatcgACTATTATCCTGTCACCTTGGCACACCTACGACGGAGTAGATAATTTActcattaataaataaatagattctAATTTAGCTATGTCTACTACGTATGTAACTACGTATGTATATGAATATCAGTTAGAGTTAGGATATTACGGAGTAGGAATTTTCTTCGAATATGCCAATATCCGTAACTAAATATGAATTTAAATCATTTCTATCAGGGAATGGTTACAtatgttatatatgtatgttatatACCATGTCGTTGAACATTGTAAAAACTATAGATTATATATAGATCAATACATGTACTTTTGtgataattaataacaataaataacaaAGTAAACCAATTATTAGAACACGTATACACGGTTGTCATcgggagagaaaaagaaaaggaagaccaaagtgattaaaaaaatcaattttgatTTTTAGTATTTTACACGTCCCAGTATCAGTTTCAATCGACGGATTTATAACACGCGTTATTCGGTTGTATATCGTACATACATACCTCGATAGGCGGCCCAGGCATTTGTCGGTTTATTACTAAAATCGATCTTTGAATACCGTCTGCCGGAATACAATGTTCACGAAAGCAATCCGTGACATTGAATGGGCAATCGTAGCACGCTTTGCTCATTGTATAATAAGCTTCTAATCTAAAGACGTAACGACATTCCATCGGTGGATCATCGTCTTTGCAATTTCGCCGACAAGGATGTTTCGTCCAGTCTAATTCATCCGCTATCTCCGGGTCAATGTCTCCGAATTCAAAATCATTGTGCAACGTTATAATAGTTTCTAAAGAAATAAAGGATTAtccaataataaaaattgtactaGTACTTTCAAGTAGAGAGGTATTCGTGGTTCGTTAATCGATAGacgtataaaaaaatgtttttaaaaattgaaaaaaagaaattaataatttcttaaaaaaagaaCGAACTCATTTTTTTATAACCTTTGTTTCTAGAccaataatgaaaatttaaacaacACGTTTTGAAGATTTATTTTTTGGCAGTTATATACATGgtgaaaatttcattgaaattgatTAACGCTGTTATGAGGTACAAACATGtacaagtaaaaaaaaaatggtaaaaatggTGGTTTTTCATGACTTTCGGCTTAAAATCGAAAGATTCTTACATCTTTCGATGCCTATCGCTTATTTCCGTATCAATtgatttcgataaaattttcaacatgtatatgtataacggGCATAAATCTTCAAACCATgttgtttaaaattttattataggaccagataaaaaagttataaaaaataaactttACTTTTCTCTTCGTGATTCCAATTGACtgcaattttttcgaaatctttttTATACATCATCTAGTAAAGTAATCCGTCTAACCTCTCGGAAAAAAAAAACACCAAATAGTTTGGTTCAATTTTGAAAAAGTTATTCTATTTTAAAGTATATACTGTATATGCTGTAGAAAATTAGAACTCTTCCCTGTTTGCGTGGAAATCGATGCGCATAACTAATGTCAACTAATTGACTTCTTTTATGATGTATGTATTTGTTTTCACTTACCCGAAAGAAAGCAGCGAAGCAGTAAAAAAAGCTCTATCAAAAATAATGTCACTTTTTGATGCGTCATCTTCGGCACGATCTGCGAATTTACAGAGTTGCCCGATATTACGGGCATACGAAATGAATATTCGCACGATTTACAATTGTCCGATAGTGTTGCACTTTACCGGCAAAAGAAATTGCACAAACATCGCGAACAGACAGTGCATTCAATATTGAGATTGACAACGAACGAATAGAGGGAACA
Encoded proteins:
- the LOC117159540 gene encoding uncharacterized protein LOC117159540; translation: MHCLFAMFVQFLLPIVPKMTHQKVTLFLIELFLLLRCFLSETIITLHNDFEFGDIDPEIADELDWTKHPCRRNCKDDDPPMECRYVFRLEAYYTMSKACYDCPFNVTDCFREHCIPADGIQRSILVINRQMPGPPIEVCQGDRIIVDVINLLHSESTTMHWHGQHHVKTPYMDGVPYVSQCPISPGSTFRYDYIATEAGTHFWHSHLGFQRGDGVYGALIVRTPPKVNWHKILYDIDEHTILISDWTHELGIDKFLSHHHAGGDNKPPNILVNGLGRFVVNRHGKNISAIMPTATFTVKQNARYRFRLINAEFLNCPIELSIDNHTIRVISSDGRDIEPVEAGSLISYAGERFDFVIETDQNVDNYWIRLRGLMDCDERFTKAHQVAILRYEGAAKKDPKGVVAYERESNDSMGQRVNALNEGTETDKSISIPLLKAMDKNDKSNTAPPDYQFYVSYDFYKKDNPHFHRSNLYGFNQVKDTKRVLTPQLNHISMKLPSMPLLSQRDFIDSDQFCNASTVKHCVQDYCACTHVLRVDLGSVVEVVLVDEGFAYDANHPFHLHGYQFRVIAMQRVGKNVTVDQIKALDKKGAIQRNLDRAPLKDTVTVPDGGYTIVRFHANNPGYWLFHCHIEFHAEVGMSLIFKVGEHKDMLPVPNNFPLCGNWQPEDIRFKSNAANILLNTAENSVIENSSTTLDKMTENSIQQYIKVLPQILKTLHISSSASISVIPYFLISCSSFIAVVYKIV